A part of Denitratisoma oestradiolicum genomic DNA contains:
- a CDS encoding LLM class flavin-dependent oxidoreductase, translating to MKLGMTLPLMEPHVNREVLEAWARAVDRGPYASLCFGERMAFDNPEIMTLLGACSAWTERVRLVTTVIVAQLHDPVMLAKCLATGDMLSRGRLSVGLGIGGRTEDYLAAGADPDTRSHTDLARRVGIMKRVWRGEKVVEALKPVGPPPVQKGGPELLAGAQGPKAIRAAATWADGVAGFSGNLDMKALETYFDQVRRAWREAGRPEPRLTTSFWFALGDGARDQVQRHLRHYFNWIEPAALNAMLPVTGFAGTGTELKAVLRQLQDLGADEVHLIPTSDDVDQVARVADLLD from the coding sequence ATGAAACTGGGCATGACCCTGCCGCTGATGGAACCCCATGTGAACCGGGAGGTTCTGGAAGCCTGGGCCCGGGCCGTGGACCGGGGGCCCTATGCCTCCCTCTGCTTCGGTGAACGCATGGCTTTCGACAACCCGGAAATCATGACCCTGTTGGGCGCCTGCTCGGCCTGGACCGAACGGGTCCGTCTGGTGACCACCGTCATCGTTGCCCAGCTCCATGACCCGGTGATGCTGGCCAAGTGTCTGGCCACCGGAGACATGCTCAGTCGGGGCCGGCTTTCGGTGGGTCTCGGCATCGGCGGTCGAACCGAGGACTATCTGGCTGCGGGTGCCGATCCTGACACCCGCAGCCACACTGACCTGGCCCGGCGGGTCGGGATCATGAAGCGGGTCTGGCGCGGCGAGAAGGTGGTGGAAGCCTTGAAGCCCGTGGGTCCGCCGCCCGTGCAAAAGGGCGGTCCCGAGCTGCTGGCCGGGGCCCAGGGCCCCAAGGCCATCCGGGCTGCCGCCACCTGGGCCGATGGCGTCGCCGGATTCAGCGGCAATCTGGACATGAAGGCCCTGGAAACCTATTTCGATCAGGTGCGGCGAGCCTGGCGGGAAGCGGGCCGCCCCGAGCCCCGGCTCACCACCTCCTTCTGGTTCGCCCTCGGCGACGGTGCCCGGGATCAGGTGCAGCGCCATCTGCGCCACTATTTCAACTGGATCGAACCGGCCGCCCTGAACGCCATGCTGCCCGTCACCGGCTTCGCCGGCACTGGAACCGAACTGAAGGCCGTGCTGCGCCAACTGCAAGACCTGG
- a CDS encoding TIGR03619 family F420-dependent LLM class oxidoreductase, with protein MKFWLSLMPIYETGQLVEIARHAEELGFHGITMADHLVMPTRIESKYPYTEDGKMWWPPDTPWLDPWITLAAMSTATRHLRLGTNIYLGALRDPFTVAKAVATLAALCGDRVMCGLSVGWIKEEYDLAGIDFPSRGRRMDELIAAMKKLWTGQEISHQGEFFRFEHAAMHPAPSAPIPIWCGGGSAPALRRAALNDGWLGVPLSLSQLKPVLASMQQTRREAGLTLDSFSPCVALAQALKPAVVEELAALGVHDTTCIAPWMLSPWGATKWIDDGDDIRQLDVKKKAMERFANLVIRQFS; from the coding sequence ATGAAATTCTGGCTTTCCCTGATGCCCATCTACGAAACCGGCCAGTTGGTGGAGATTGCCCGTCACGCCGAGGAACTGGGCTTCCACGGCATCACCATGGCCGACCATCTGGTGATGCCGACCCGGATCGAGAGCAAGTATCCCTATACCGAGGACGGCAAGATGTGGTGGCCGCCGGACACGCCCTGGCTCGATCCCTGGATCACCCTGGCCGCCATGAGCACAGCCACCCGCCATCTCAGGCTGGGCACCAACATCTACCTGGGCGCCCTGCGGGACCCCTTCACCGTGGCCAAGGCCGTCGCCACCCTCGCAGCCTTGTGCGGCGACCGGGTGATGTGCGGGCTTTCGGTGGGCTGGATCAAGGAGGAATACGATCTGGCGGGCATCGATTTCCCCTCCCGGGGGCGGCGCATGGACGAGCTGATCGCGGCGATGAAAAAACTGTGGACCGGCCAGGAAATCAGCCATCAGGGCGAATTCTTTCGCTTCGAGCACGCCGCGATGCACCCGGCACCCAGCGCGCCGATCCCCATCTGGTGCGGTGGCGGCAGTGCGCCAGCCCTGCGCCGGGCGGCCCTCAATGACGGTTGGCTGGGGGTGCCCCTGTCCCTGTCCCAGTTGAAACCGGTGCTCGCCTCGATGCAGCAAACCCGCCGGGAGGCGGGCCTGACCCTGGACAGCTTCTCGCCCTGCGTGGCCCTGGCCCAGGCCCTGAAACCCGCCGTGGTGGAGGAACTGGCCGCGCTGGGCGTCCACGACACCACCTGCATCGCCCCCTGGATGCTGTCCCCCTGGGGCGCCACCAAGTGGATCGACGATGGCGACGATATCCGCCAGCTGGACGTGAAGAAAAAGGCCATGGAGCGCTTCGCCAATCTTGTCATCCGGCAGTTCAGCTGA